Genomic DNA from Equus caballus isolate H_3958 breed thoroughbred chromosome 10, TB-T2T, whole genome shotgun sequence:
TCGTGGAACACGCTTCAATCAATAGAGGAAACTCCGTCTGTCACTCAGGCAGCCCCACCCACACACCccgggcccagccctgcccttctgTGACATCTTCCTGTCGCTCTACCTGCCTCAGCCTCAGTCAGGGGCTTTCCAAAGTCCCAGGGACTCCTAACTAGGCTCAGGGACTTGTCAGGCTCCCTCTTGGGGTTTccgtttctttccttctcctctcaccTGGCCCCGCCCACACCTGTGAGCTCACCTGGCTCAGCGGCCGGCCCCACCCACTCGCGCGTTTTAAGTCAAAGTGGAGGTTGCAATTTCCATTTGCCTTTTCGGTTCCACACACAGATTGCTCATTTGGCCTCCTTAAAAACAGAGCCATGCAGCTGGGGGAGCTGTTGCGATCTGGCCATGGCTGCAGTGCGGGTCCTGGTGCTGGTGATCGCGGGGCTGGGCTTGGCCAGGGCAGGTCCCGTCCCCACTTCTAAGCCTGCCACCACCCAGAGGAGCTGCGATATCGGCAGGTTCAAATCTCTGTCTCCGAGTGAGCTGGAGGCCTTCAAGAAGGCCAAAGATGCCTTGGTGGGTCCCTCTTGTTGTGGGCTAACCTGGAGCCCTCCTACTGTAGCGGACCTGCTGTCCTGCTATGGTGGGCTAACCTCTCTCCTGCTGTGGGCTAGCCTCTAGCTTTTCAGCTATGACTAACCTCTATCCTTTCTGAAGCCTTCCTGCTAGTCCTTCATCCTTGCTGCCATGGGCTAGCCTCCAGCACTCCTACTGTGGGCTAACCTCTGCTCTCGCTCTCTAGGAAAACTCGCTGGAGAACTGGACCTGCCGTTCCCCTGTCTTCCCCACAACCTGGGACCTGCGACAGCTGCAGGTGAGCTGGGAGTCATGCCCGCCTCACCCTCCCCTGGCCTCTCTCCCTGTGTCATTAAGTGGCCCCTCAACTGCTTTATGTTacctgtccttctctctctctggcctctCCTCCCCTGTCCTGTGCCTCTGTCCATCCTCAGTTGGTCCCTTTTGATCATCTCCCTGCCTGTCTGCACCTCCCTGTCTCCCCCACCTGTCCCGCTCACCTCCACGCTTACCTcgttccttctcccttctcccttcttttctcccctcGGTCTGTCCCCCACCCGTGCGCCTTGCCCTGCCCAGCTTGTCACTGTCTACTCTCCACACCGattccctcttcccctcttccctgtCCTCCTTGCCACTGACTCTGACCTCTGCCCCTCGGCTACTCTCTTCCATGGGTCTTTTCCCAGCACACAGTCCTCCCTCACTCACCCTTCTCACCTACGCACCCAAGTGTCCCCCTCACctgttctcttctcctcctgtctCTGCAAACCTCTGTGACCCCCACGATGcgcctctccctcacccctcacctgtctctcccctgcctcccctctaTCGTCTTCATCTCCACTCTTCCTCATGTGTTCCCTCTGCCCTGACCCATCGTGAGTGCCCTtgtcccctgccctcctcccctgtgctcccctcctgtccccactAAACTGGGCCTTCTCGCCTACCCTTCCTACGTCTCCACCCCAGCTGCCCCTCACCTGTTCTTTCTCACCTGTCCTCAGGTGTGGGAGCGCCCCGTGGCCTTGGAGGCCGAGCTAGCTCTGACACTGAAGATCCTGGCGATGGTGGCTGACTCGTCCCTGGCGGACATCCTGGACCGGCCGCTTCACACGCTGCGTCACATCCACTCTGAACTCCAAGCCTGTGTGAGTGCTCGGGCGCCCAGGCCGTGTGTGTGGGCTCTGACCCCCCATCTGTCCCCCTCTGGCCCAGGCCCCGCCTCACACACCACCCTCCTCTGCCCACAGGTCCCTGCTCGGCCCACAGCGGGTCCCAGGCCCCGGGGCCGCCTCCACCAGTGGCTGCGCCAGCTCCACGAGGTCCAGAAGAAGGTGAGTGACTGGGAGGAGAATGGACGCCAGAGCCCTGGGTAAGGGGGAAGGCTGGGGCCCGGGCAATGGGAaccactttctcttctctctcccaggaGTCCTGGGGCTGCCTCGAGGCCTCTGTCACATTCAACCTCTTCCGCCTCCTCACACGGGACCTGAATTGTGTCGCCAGCGGAGACCTGTGCCTCTGAGAACCTGGACCCACCCCCAGCCTGTCTGGGACCCCAGACCTTATTTATGCACTAAGCCCCACGCCCACCTTAAGTTATTTCCTCTCACCCCTTATTTATGGAGCTGCAGTCCTGGCTCAGACCCCAAAGAAATGGGTTTTTCCTACTTTTATACAATATGCACAAATAAACAGGAAGCAATTGGACCCTCCTATAATAAGTGATTCCTTGAGTGTGCGTGTGACTGTGGGTCTGTGACCGAGTGTGGATGTCTGTATGGTGCAGGCAAATTCAGGACTAGTTGTGTACATTTGTGTGTGCCTGgtttctgtgagtgtgtgtgtatatgtgtgcaagGGAGTACCTGCCAGAACCTGAGTCCACCTGAGGATGCATAATAGCATCTTCAGGCCCATGTGTGTGCAGATGTGTATTTACGCACATGTTTATATGTCCCTGTGTTTCCTTGTCTGTGTGAAGTCTTTTCCATGTGTTCCTAGGATGGGTGGAGGTCTATATGAATCAGGATGCTTTATCCTATAACAAGAATCAGAAACCCAACACAAATGggtaaaacaaaaatgaatttattatcaCACATAACAAAAAGTCCATTGGCAGGGCAGTTCGAGgactcattaattcattcattcagtaaggTCATTGGGGAACCaagttctttccatttctcttggctGATTCTTATGCTGGCTGCCTCGTGGCCTCAAGAGGGCAGCCACAGCTCCAGCTGTCACACACAAACAATATCCTCCAGATGAGAACAAACCACCTCAAACGTAATAGAGTGAAACAACCACCATCTTATTATGCTCACAGAGTCTGTGGGTGACGGATTTGGACAAGGCCTAGTGTGGGTAGCTTGCCTCTGCTCCACAATGTCTGTCTGGGGCCCTGATTTTTCTTCCATGGTTCTTAAAAGCAAGGCGAACCTTTCAGAGAAACTCCTCATTGGATGGGCATGCTTGTCTCATGGGCTAGAATTTAGTCATTTCCCCAGcctgaaccaatcactggcaAGGAAGATGTAATTACAAAGATAGCATGAAACTAGTCAAGATTCTCCCCTGAGGTTAGGGAGAAGCCCCTCCCCTGGGAACATGCCCCAGGGATGGTGAACACCGAACAAACTTCGAGTTCTATCAGCAGGAAGAAGGTGGGAGATGGACCTGGTAGATGCCTAAAATGGTCCATGGAGGTTCCAAGGTTGTGAATCGCCTGCAGGACTAATATCCAATGGGTTCCCAAAGGTAGTACTATTTCTGTTATTAAAACATTGAAATACTGTCATACCAGTTAGCAAATAGCTATTTCCCCAAGTCCCCCCAAGCAAACCCATGCCACCCATGCTGTCCCAGCCCTCCCCCAGGACCCCCTAGACTTTCCCGTAATTCAGAAACGAAAGAATTAGTACCCGAtacagagggcaggaggggagtggTTGTTCCAGGATTTGCACCAATGCGTAGCCCGTGTGCATTCTGATTCTGACGACAATGCCAGCTGTTGAAGCGTTTGCTGGCATCTCCAGCTCATGCATGGCATGTGTTGTGGTTTTcaaaaaatggccacaaattgTTGGGCATTCCCCTGGTCAAGAGGTGGggtcaggggccggctccatggccaagccgttaagttcacgtgctccgctgcggtggcccagggttcaaatcctgggcatggacatggcaccgctcatcaggccacgttgaggtggcatcccacatcccacaactagaaggacctgcaactaagatatacaactatgtacggggggcgggttggggagataaagcagaaaaaaaaaaaaagattggcaagagttgttagcccaggtgccaatcttagaaaaaagaaaaaaaaaaagaggtggggTTCAATGCTCCCCTCTCATCCAAAGTGGACTTGTGATTTCTTCAACCACTAGGGTGCCGTGGACGTCAAGTCATGTGACTCTCAACGCCAAGTCCTCCCGGCTCTCTTGGAACCCATGTTCTTGGACTCTCCCTCTTGGAACCCGACCGCCATCCTTCAAGAAGCCCAAACGAGGTGGAGAGGCCGCATGTGCCTACCCTGGCTGACACTCCCAGCTGAGCTCAGCTTTGTAGTCATCCCAGCTCAGGAGCCAGATGTGTGAGCAAAGAAGCGTCCAGATGATTCCAGCTCCCAGCTGGGGCAGAGACGAGCCGTCCCCCATCCCCACTGTGCCCTTATCGAGCTCCTGACCCACagcataataaaataatttttgttttatgccACTACGTTTGTTTTTTTATGAGGCAGTAGATAAATGGGAAAGCGTGACAGCCACCAGCACGTCACAATCCATTGTCAGGTGTGTCTGAATAAATTCATTACCAAGAGGAACCCAGCGAAGTTTCTGATTGGGTGAGTTTCGGTCACATTATACGTGGCCGTGTCAGAAGCATCCCCATAATCCTAGAGCCCTCACTCCTTTGCCCTCTCAAGTGTTTTCTCAATTAGGAGACAAAAGGCTGGAATACAGCCATGCACTAGAAATCACACACAACCCCACAGCCACTCCCACTGCACTGGATGGTTTGTGAGTGACAGAAGCCCAGTACAGGTGGGGACAGCAAGGTGCCCAGCCCGGGGCATGAATTTCTTTCCCCCTTTGCCTGACATCTGCTtccccaggctcccttgcagttTGGAGTGGTTATATAACTAAAGGGCTTCTTAAATGAAGTAATTTATGTAAAGAATTTCAAACAGTTCTTGGCACAGGTTAAGCCCAATATATATGTCTATTGCTGTTAGTcttattattttagaatttttttcttccctgacacaaagaaaactcttccatttgttcctttccttcctgctttgTTCATTGGTATGAGGATGTGTGATCTGGAGTtgtggcagccattttgtgaccagGAGGCAACCAGCCTAGACTATGAAGTTATCCTTCTAAGGAAAGTGGAACAAAAGGGTAGGAAACTGGGTCATTGGTGATATCAACAAGCCATGGCAGCAAACCACCAAACTCCCTTACTCCAGACTTcctattaaatgagataaccaaGTGTTTTAAGTCATGGTAAGTGGGTTGTCTGTTTCTTGCAGCCAAATGTACCTTCCCAAATCCACCTCTGCATGCTCAGCACAGAACCCAGAGAAGGTGGTCAATTAATATTTGATCCCAAAAACTTGAATCCTATAGGACATATCTGAGTTCAGGCATATGACCCTCTTGAACAGGAGTGCTGTAATGGATATAAGGTTGTAAATCTCTGCTTGGAGACACCAAGGCCTAATCAAGAGTGTCTTGGTGGAGGGGAGACTGGACTCCAGTCTCTAAGGTCAAGTTCCTCGTAATTTTCCCTTGTCTCCTTATCAGCTCCAAATGTGCACTTTTTACGCCTAACTCAGTTAAGCTGAGTTCCGGTCCCTTGTTACCCAAAGATCCTGACTAAGACAGGTCCCTGAACCTCTGGGCGGGGTCAGGTGGCTCCTCGGGAGTCCAGTCTCCTGTTTGTCCCATCGCAGCCCTATGGCCATCTGTCTGCCTGAGCTCtaggagggctgggggtggggggggtggtctGTCATGGTCACTGCTGggtgcccagtgcccagcacaggccaggcacagagcaggtgctcggACATTCCCCTTGGAAGGGCCCACGCCCTCTCTCACCCGGTGGATCTGTTCCTTGGAGGCAGCAAGGACAGCACCAGAGAACCGCAGGCCAGGAGGCTTCCTCACCCGGGGGCCCAGCCACGCTTATCCATCCTTGCGTTTAAATTTCTCAACTTTGAAAAAACACAAGCACGTCATTGGCATTGATAAATACTTCTCTAGCAAATGGAGGGCCTGGGGTCACAGAGGAAAGAGGGTGGTGGGTGTCATCCAACGGGCTGACCCAGGGACCACATGGCCCCCAAATATGCCGATGATATGGTGCTGATGGCAGTTCCTGACTTCTTTTGAAGGCAGGCACACCCCCTTCCAAAGCTGGGGTCTCCACAGAAATCAGACCATAAACCGCGCCCGTGCTGAACACCCTCCAAGGGCTTCCCATAGCTCTGAGAATAAAATCTGGACTCTTGACCACAGCCCACAAGGCTCTGCAGAATCTGCTCCCTGAtggcctctcccctctgccctcctcccactctccccctCACTCTGGTCCAGACACACTACCTCCAACACACCaagcacactcctgcctcagggcctttgcacatgccagtCCCTTTGCCAGGAATGCTTTTCCCTGGCCCTTCCCACAATGCATTTCTTCACCTCCAGCCTTCCTTGATCGCCCCCAATCTAAGGGAGGACTCTCAGTCATTCCCTTTCCCCATCACCCTGTTTTCATTCTTTACATGGCACTTATTTACCACCAGACACTCATTATTTACTTGCTTATTCACTGTCTCCCCCACTGGAATATAAGCTCGGGGCAGGAGTTTcggattttctttatttgtctcTTTTCACGGCTGTATTCCCTGCGCAGGGCCAGGTACACGGAACAGGCTCAGTAAAGCTTTGTCAGGTGAAGCAGACGACAGAGTCAGATGGCTAGGCGTACAGGTT
This window encodes:
- the IL28B gene encoding interferon lambda-1, whose amino-acid sequence is MAAVRVLVLVIAGLGLARAGPVPTSKPATTQRSCDIGRFKSLSPSELEAFKKAKDALENSLENWTCRSPVFPTTWDLRQLQVWERPVALEAELALTLKILAMVADSSLADILDRPLHTLRHIHSELQACVPARPTAGPRPRGRLHQWLRQLHEVQKKESWGCLEASVTFNLFRLLTRDLNCVASGDLCL